GGCAATCGCTATGCCGGCGTCGCGCGCGGCGCGCATGACGGACGTACCGGCGGGTGCTGTGACCGGGATGCCATCGATGGTGAGGTACACCATGGTCGTCGTGGTCGTCGACATGGTCAGAGATCTCCGGAAAAATGCTTCATCACGCTGCGCACTGGCATTGGCGCGAGGCCGCCCAGTGCACAGAGTGAGCCCAGCTCCATCGTTTCGCACAACTCGTCGAGCAACTCCCAGTTCTTGCGCGTCGACTCGCTGCGGCGAATGCGTTTGATCACCTCGACCGCACGCGTAGAGCCGATGCGGCACGGCGTGCACTTACCACACGACTCGTGCGCGCAGAAGGCCATCGCAAACTCGGCCTGCTCGCCCATGTCGACCGTGTCGTCGAAGACGACGACGCCACCGTGGCCCAGCATCGCCCCGATGGCCGCGAAGTGCTCGTACCCCAGGGGTGTACCCCACTGTGACTCGGGCAGATACGCGCCCAGCGGCCCGCCCACCTGGATCGCCTTGATCGGACGCGTGCTGTAGCTGCCGCCGCCGAAGCGGGTGACGAGGTCGGCCAGGGTGATGCCGAAGGGCACTTCGACCACGCCGCCGCGCAACACGTTGCCTCCCAGCTGGAAGGGCATCGTGCCGGTGGAGCGATCGATACCGAAGCCGGCGTAGTGCGCACCGCCATGAGACGCGATGCCGGACACGGCCGCCAGCGTCAGCACGTTGTTGATGACGGTGGGCTGGCCAAACAGCCCCGAGAGGGCAGGCAACGGTGGCTTGGCCCGTACGACGCCACGCTTGCCCTCCAGGCTCTCGAGCAGTGCGGTCTCTTCGCCGCAGATGTAGGCCCCGCCGCCCACTCGCAACACGAGGTCGAACGCGTGGGGGGATCCCATGACGGCCGACCCGAGCATGCCGGCGCTGCGAGCCAGCTCCAGCGCGCGCGTCATCACGTGAATCGTGTGCGGATACTCGGATCGCAGGTAGATGAAGCCGCGCGTGGCCCCAACCGCGAGCCCGGCGATGATCATGCCTTCGACGAGCTGAAAGGGATCGGCCTCCATCAGCAACCGATCAGCGAAGGTGCCCGAATCGCCTTCGTCGGCATTGCACACGATGTACTTGGTTGCCGAGCGCGCGTTGA
This region of Gemmatimonas groenlandica genomic DNA includes:
- a CDS encoding NAD(P)H-dependent oxidoreductase subunit E, yielding MPVDTDHELATLQVLLDGSPTDAEFLLPVLQRVQQRFGYVSPAAIRFVAQAFNRSRAEVYGVVSFYGDLREAPVGDVVVQLCMAEACQAVGCRELARHAESLLQVTLGESTPDGRLHLEAVYCLGNCALGPSVRVGDAVYGGVTGERLDALVHEAVAAARDDTAVKADVSETKHTKLEAPHARVFVPNDTAARSVGADAVAAAIEALELDVEIVRNGSRGAYWLEPLVEIDTPRGRIGFANITATQVSALFADGTLPNEDHPLSVGLVEDIPWLRDQHRITFRRAGLIDPLSLSDYRTHGGWAGLEHALTLTPQAIIDEVNASGLRGRGGAAFPAGIKWQTVLNARSATKYIVCNADEGDSGTFADRLLMEADPFQLVEGMIIAGLAVGATRGFIYLRSEYPHTIHVMTRALELARSAGMLGSAVMGSPHAFDLVLRVGGGAYICGEETALLESLEGKRGVVRAKPPLPALSGLFGQPTVINNVLTLAAVSGIASHGGAHYAGFGIDRSTGTMPFQLGGNVLRGGVVEVPFGITLADLVTRFGGGSYSTRPIKAIQVGGPLGAYLPESQWGTPLGYEHFAAIGAMLGHGGVVVFDDTVDMGEQAEFAMAFCAHESCGKCTPCRIGSTRAVEVIKRIRRSESTRKNWELLDELCETMELGSLCALGGLAPMPVRSVMKHFSGDL